The sequence GTCGCTCACCAGCGCATGAGCGAAGGCATTCGGGAACTCGCCTCACTATCCCAAGAGGTATCAGCCGCCGTCGCACGTAGTGATTACGCTACCTTGCAGGAAGCCTCGGAGCGCATGCGAGTGGCGTGGGGCAACTTCGACAGTGGCCTGTCCGCATACCGCGCGTTGACCGAGGGGCAGGCCCCCCGCGGCGTCGCTTTAAACTGGTTTCGACAACAAATGAACCTGACCGACCCGTTGTCCACGGTGCCGGTCAATGGTGCCCGGGGGCTCTCGGGGTTTCACTACGCCACGATGGGGCTCCTACTGGCGTTCGCGCTGCTCGCCGGCTGGCTGTATGTCGCTCGCACCCGGCGCACGAACGCTATCCTGACAGCCTTGCGCACCGGTACCACGCCAGCACCCGATGCCGGCGCCACGTCCATGACGGCCACGCCTCCCGCCGGCCCGGACAGCGGGGCTGTCCTCGCACATCCCCCAGCGCCGACCACCGGCTCCTGGGCGGGCGCGCTAAGGGTTGCGCGCGTTTTCCAGGAGACGCCGGACGTCAAGACCTTCCGCTTTGCACCGGTCGAAGGCATTGGCGCGCTGCAGTTCACGTTCGAGCCCGGCCAGTTCCTCACGGTGTCGGCACCTGCAGGCGAGAAGCGTGTAAAGCGCTCGTACTCGATTTCCTCTTCCCCGTGCTGCCATGGCTGGTGCGAACTGACCATCAAGCACGCACAGGGGGGCGTCGTTTCCGGACACTTCCATGAACAGGTGAAGCAAGGGGATATCATCGATGTATCGGGGCCCTATGGCCACTTTACCTTTCGGGGCATTGAAGCCGACAGTGTGGTATTCCTCGGCGGTGGTGTGGGCATCACCCCGTTGATGAGCGCCATCCGCTACCTGACCGACCAGAGCTGGAATGGCCGGATCGATCTGGTCTATGCGTGCCGCGACCTGGACAACGTGATCTTCCGCGAGGAACTGAGCCAACTCGCCGCGAGGCACCCCAATCTGCATGTGACGATCGTGCTGAGTCACGAAAAATCGGAGGCCTGGAACGGCGCACGTGGCTACATCAACGCCGAGTTGCTGGGAAAGGTTCCCGATATCCGCTCGCGCCGGATCCATCTGTGCGGGCCATTGGTGATGATGGACGCGGTCCGCACTGAGCTGGGCAAGCTGGGTATCGACCCCGCATCGGTGCATTCCGAGCTGTTTCTGGCCCCACCCAAGCCGGCGACGCCCGCGTCGGCGGCTGCACCACAGGACGCGGCGACAGCGGTCGAGTGCTGCTTTTCGCGCTCCGCAAAGACGCTCCCCCTGGCAGCCGATCAGACCGTTCTCGAGGTGGCCGAAGCCGCCGGCATACCGGTCGAGTCCGCCTGCCGGCAGGGCTTCTGTGGAATATGCAAGGTCAAGTTGCTGTCGGGGCAGGTCACAATGGAAGTCAGCGACGGTTTGACCGCGCTCGATAAGTCCT comes from Denitromonas sp. and encodes:
- a CDS encoding FAD-binding oxidoreductase; this translates as MDERRITRHWGRLVVRLTVAVVVANGAAYAQTADEHAAHHPASAASQLPDTLSSDTIPANGGPSGGMSKGGMSEGGMSMGGMSMGGMSMGGMSMGGMKPGCQGDACGQDSRITTQLYPQLMALPDLPPERRAGVEHVAHQRMSEGIRELASLSQEVSAAVARSDYATLQEASERMRVAWGNFDSGLSAYRALTEGQAPRGVALNWFRQQMNLTDPLSTVPVNGARGLSGFHYATMGLLLAFALLAGWLYVARTRRTNAILTALRTGTTPAPDAGATSMTATPPAGPDSGAVLAHPPAPTTGSWAGALRVARVFQETPDVKTFRFAPVEGIGALQFTFEPGQFLTVSAPAGEKRVKRSYSISSSPCCHGWCELTIKHAQGGVVSGHFHEQVKQGDIIDVSGPYGHFTFRGIEADSVVFLGGGVGITPLMSAIRYLTDQSWNGRIDLVYACRDLDNVIFREELSQLAARHPNLHVTIVLSHEKSEAWNGARGYINAELLGKVPDIRSRRIHLCGPLVMMDAVRTELGKLGIDPASVHSELFLAPPKPATPASAAAPQDAATAVECCFSRSAKTLPLAADQTVLEVAEAAGIPVESACRQGFCGICKVKLLSGQVTMEVSDGLTALDKSSGMILACQAKASVDISVDA